A stretch of DNA from Bacillota bacterium:
CAGAAAAGGTAACGAACCAACCAGAAGTAGCCGCAATTGTTGCGGTTCTAAGTACAGTCGTAGATCCAGAAAAAATCAAAAGCATGAGAATCACCAAAGATAAGTAGACCCGGACCGGGTTAGATTGGGAAAGGGGAAGGTACTATGGTACGCAAGTTCAAAGTCAATGTTGATGGACAAATGTATACAGTAGAGGTCGAGGAGTTGACCGGTGGAGAAACCGCAAAAAAACAGGACACTGCTCCGGCACCCGCGGCTGCCAAACCGGCACCGGCCCCAGATAGTAGTTTGCGTTTTGTAAAGGCGCCGTTACGGGGGACCATTACCTCGGTGCGGGTAAAGGTCGGGGACAAGGTGGAGAAGGGACAGGTTGTCCTTACTTTGGAAGCCATGAAACTGGACAACGAACTGGTGGCACCGGTAGCAGGCACCGTGGCCCAGATCCTTGTAAATGTGGGGGACACCGTGGAGACCGGTCAAGAACTGGTTGGCCTGCAGGAGTAGATTAGGGAGTGAATCAGAGTGACACAGTTCGTTGATTTTTTGAAGAGCACAGGTTTTGCCAATGTGACTTGGCAACAACTGGTAATGATCCTGGTATCTTTTGTGCTGTTCTATTTGGCCATTAAGAAAAAGTATGAACCCCTATTGCTTGTACCCATCGGGTTTGGTGTCTTGCTGGCCAATTTACCTGCCACCGATCTTTTAGATCCCGGTGGTCTTTTGACTGTGATCAGTACAGGAGTTAAGGTGGGATTGTTTCCCCCCTTGATCTTCCTTGGTATCGGCGCGATGACGGACTTTGGGCCGCTCATTGCCAGTCCCCGCACTCTGCTATTGGGAGGCGCTGCCCAGCTGGGGATCTTTATTACCTTCCTTGGGGCATCCTTTGTGTTCACTTTGCCTCAATCGGGGGCTATTGGGATCATCGGCGGTGCTGACGGTCCTACGGCCATTTACCTGGCCCAGAAGTTGGCACCGGAGTTGCTTGCTCCCATTGCGATTGCCGCCTACTCCTACATGGCTTTGGTGCCGATTATCCAGCCGCCTGTGGCGAAACTGCTTACCACCAAGGAAGAACGCCGCATCCGGATGGAGCAGCTGCGGGAAGTGAGCAAACTGGAACGTATCATCTTCCCCATCATGATTGCCGTGGTGGGTACTTTCGTAGTACCATCAGCGGCGCCGCTGTTGGGTGCCCTTATGTTCGGCAACCTGTTGAGGGAATCCGGTGTAGTGGATCGGTTGTCCAAAACGGCAGAGAATGAGCTGACAAATATTGTAACTATATTCCTTGGGCTTTCTGTGGGTGCTAGTGCGAAGGCGGAGAACTTCCTGACCTGGCAGACCATAGGGATCTTGGTCCTCGGGGTTGTGGCCTTTATGGTGGCAACGGCCGGGGGAGTGCTTTTTGCAAAACTGATGAATCTGTTTACCAAGGACAAGATTAACCCTCTCATTGGTGTTGCCGGAGTTTCGGCGGTACCGATGGCTGCCCGGGTAGCCCAGAAACTGGGTCAGGAGGAGGACCCGGAGAACTTCCTGTTAATGCATGCCATGGGTCCAAATGTGGCGGGTGTGATCGGTTCGGCGATTGCCGCCGGGGTGTTCTTGTCCATCTTGGGATAGGTAAGGAGAGTTTATATCTTACCTGAAAGGAGCTGCATCGATTGAGCGGGAAATCAAGAGTCAAGATTACAGAAACGATCCTGCGGGACGCCCATCAGTCCTTGATGGCTACCCGGATGCGTCGGGATCACATGTTAACTATCGCTGAAAAGCTGGATAAAGTAGGTTACCACTCCCTGGAAGCCTGGGGTGGAGCGACCTTTGATGCTTCTTTACGTTACCTGAAGGAGAATCCTTGGGAAACCCTGCGTCAGTTGCGGGAGCGCATTACCAAGACCCCACTGCAGATGCTGCTGCGGGGACAGAACCTTTTGGCCTACCGGAACTATCCCGATGATGTGGTGGAGGCCTTCGTGCGCCATGCGGTGAAAAACGGGATTCGGATCGTCCGGATCTTTGATGCCCTGAATGACGTGCGGAACATGGAACTGTCCATCGAGGTCACCAAGGATGCCGGGGCCCATGCCCAAGGCACCATCGTGTACACCATCAGTCCCGTACACAACGAGGACTATTATGTGCAGGTAGCGAAGAAGCTGAAGGAAATGGGGGCCGATTCCATCTGTATCAAGGATATGGCTGGTCTCATCTCCCCTGTGACGGCTTATAACCTTACGAAGCGGTTGAAGAAGGAAGTGGGTCTGCCGGTTCAGCTGCATTCCCACTACACCAGTGGTATGGCGGGAATGGCCTACTTCAAAGCCGCTGAAGCCGGAGTGGATGTGATCGATACGGCCCTGTCTGCCTTGGCCTTTGGGTCTTCCCAACCGGCCACCGAGACCATGGTCTCGGCTTTGGCGGAGACTGACAGGGATACCGGCCTTGACCTTGAGCTTCTGAAGGACATTAACCAGTACTTCAAGGGAATCATCAAAGAGTATGGTGACGTGGTGGCCCCGATCCGGATGGATCCGGAAGTGCTCAGCTACCAGATCCCCGGTGGGATGTTGTCCAACCTGCGGTCGCAACTGATGGAACAGGGCATGGTGGACAAGATCGAAGCGGTTTTCCAAGAGGTTCCCCGGGTGAGGGCGGAATTGGGTTATCCGCCACTGGTGACGCCGATGAGTCAAATCGTGGGTACACAGTCGGTGTTTAACATAGTCACCGGTCAACGGTATGCCATCCTGTCCAAGGAAGTGAAGGACTACGTCAAGGGTCTGTATGGACAACCCCCAGGACCCATTGATGAGGAGATCAAGAAACGCATTCTCGGCGACGATGAGCCGGTGACTTGCCGTCCTGCGGACCTATTGGAGCCAGGCTTGCCTAAAGCCTTTGATGAGTTGAAAGAAGCAGGTTTCAGCAACGTTTCCGAAGAAGAAGCCTTGGCTTACATTATGTTCCCCGAACAGACCAAGGCCTACCTGGGAAGCAGGTAGGAATAAATGAAAAAACGATGACTCTACCAAAGAGTCATCGTTTTTTCATGTCTATACATTCCTCTTCGGCTCCTGGGAAAGCTCACCTAGGAGACTTTCTCCTCCGTACTGGAAGAGGAACTGGAAGTAGAGTCGGATGAAGAACCCTTGCGGTTATCGGTTACGTAGAAACCAGGCCCTTTGAAGACGATGTTCACATTGCGGCTGATCAGCCTGCTTACCTTTCCACCACAGGTTGGGCAGGTTTCCAACGCTGGTTCGGTAATCCGTTGTTCGTACTCGAAACGTCCGCATTTTGCGCACTTATACTCGTACGTCGGCATGCAATCCCCTCCTACTTAGCTGTCTGTGATGTATTCTAGCCAATATCAGCGTGAACCCAAAAAAAGGGAGGACAAGATGGGGCTTTTCCCTCTCTTGATCCTCTAAGCATCAATAATACCCCAAAAAGCGAAACGAGGCAATACCGGTAGAGCGTCAGACCTGTGGAGCAGTCCGTCTCGGTTGCTTATCGGTCATGTGGACACTGGGGGCGGGATGAGAGAGACTCAATAGATCGGGTGGTGTAGGCCGGCAAGAGATCCGGGAAAAGGAGGAGTCCCTGGGTTCCCAGGGCTATGTTGGTCTTGTTCTGAATTAGTGTTCGTTGTTGGGTCTGACAAAGAGGCACTGGCAAAAGGGATTATTTCGTTTGAGCTATGGTTCCTAGGTGTATTACCAGGTTGTTCTGTGGGGTTTGAGATGTGGTAATGGGCAAAGGACTAGTTGTGAAGCCATCTTTTCTCGACCAGGGGGTCATTGTGGGCCAATTTGACAATGATGTGACGTTTAGTATAGAATTATTGATGAAAGGTTGGGAGGAACGTGGACGATAATTCTGATCCTGAGCCATCGAAGTGGCGGAATGATAGAGTAACTTTCCTTATACAACCGAATCGATTGATGAGGCTCTATCGACACACAGAAGGGGATAGTAGTGTGCTTTCCTCCTTGCTGTGTGTTTTTTTGTTGTGATCATGGAGCAACTGCGGCAGCTTGCGAGAAGTCAAATTCTAACTCGATTACTATTCCATGGAGGTTGTTGGTTTGACTGACGCTCCCCTGTTGTTGTTGTTCTTGCTTCAGTTCGGCTTCATCTTTCTGAATGCTGTTTTCGCTAGCGCAGAGATCGCAGTGTTGACCATGAACAAAAACCGGTTGTTCCAGCTTTCCACTTCCGGCGATAAACGGGCTTTACTGTTGACTAAGTTGACAGAACAACCGGCCACCTTTTTAGCCACCATCCAGGTGGGCATTACCCTGATCAACTTGCTGAGCAGTGCGGTGGCCACAGAAAACTTCTCGGATCGCCTGGTGGATTTCCTTGTGGGTTTAGGGATCAAAGCCCCGACCCTGGTGGTCAATATCCTAGCGGTAACGTTGATTACTCTGATCTTGACCTACTTTACCGTCCTGTTGGGTGAACTGATCCCCAAACGACTGGCGATGGTGAAGACGGAGCAGATTGCCCTGATCATGTCCCGGCTGATTTACTGGGTGGCCCGCATCTTTACCCCGGTGGTATGGTTTTTCACCGTCTCTACCAATGGGCTGTTACGTATTTTCGGCATTGACCCCGACCAAGAGGAAAATGAGGATACGGAAGAGGAGATCCGGCTGATCCTGGATGCGGCCAGCGAGAAGGGGACCATCGAACCCGACGAACATAATATGATCACCAACATCTTCGAGTTCGACGACATCGACGCAGAAGAGATCATGACCCATCGGGTGGAAGTGACCATGCTCTGGATGGAGGAGTCCGATGAACAATGGGCTCAGACCATCGCCGAGAGCCGCTACTCTTATTATCCCATCTGTGCCGAAAGTCCTGACCAGATTGTAGGCGTTCTGAGGGCGAAGGATTACTTCCGTCTCAAGGACAAAAGCCGGGAAAACGTGATGAAGCACGCGGTGCGGCCGGCCTTCTTTGTCCATGAATCGGTGCGGGCCGATGTCTTGTTCCAAAAGATGCAGCAGTCGAGGAACCATTTTGCGGTGGTGGTGGACGATTACGGCGGGATGAGCGGGATCATCACCATGAACGATCTGTTAGAGCAGTTGGTGGGGGATCTGGGTGATGATCAGTCCCTGCCCGAGGAAGCACCGCCCATTGAGCGGGTTGACTCCGACACTTGGCGGATCCAGGGCACCGCGTCCTTGGCGGAGGTGTCCAAGGAACTGGGGGTGCCTTTACCCTATGAGGAGTACGACACCTTCGGCGGGTTCGTCTTTGGACTTTTGGGCAGTGTCCCCTGTGACGGAAGTACCCCGGAACTGGAGGAATACGGTCTGAAGATCAAGGTCACCAAGATCCGGAAACGCCGGTTGGAAAGTGCCGTGGTATGCCTCGCGGAGCAGGAAGTGGAGACGGGAATTGAAAAGTGAGTCTTCTTGGCACAAATTTTTCTCTTGAGGAACCAAGCCCGGTTTAGGTGTCCTCCAGATCAGACCTCTGTTTCGTATAAGACAGCGCCAGCGTTCTCACGCGGGCGCTGTCCCGCGAAGATTTCAAGACCAGCCATTGACAATCAACGTATTTGTCTTTCCGGTAGAGACCGCAACCGGTGAGGAGGGGCATTTCCTTGGGGTTTGACTGTCTTTTTTCTTCCCAGACGAATAAGGGCTTATCCCCTTGACAAGTCCAGTTGAAAGGGGTACAGTGGACTTACGGAAACGGTTCCAAAATTCGAGATGGAGGAATGATTGTGAGTAAGAAAGTTAGGGTAGGACTCATTGGTTGTGGTAGAGTAGCCCGTGTGCACGCACAGGCACTGACAGAATTGGACCAGACGCAATTGGTGGCGGTTTGCGACATCAAGGAAGATCGGGCCAAGGAGTATGGGGAGAAGTTCAACGTCGACTATTACTTAGATTACAAGGAAATGTTGGCGAGGGATGATATTGATGCAGTACAGATTTGCACCCCTCACCATTTGCATAAAGAAATGACGGTTAATGCGGCCAATGCCGGAAAGCACGTATTGACGGAAAAGCCTATGGCCCTGTCCATTGAAGACATCGACGCCATGATTGGGGCGGCGGATCGTAATGGGGTCACCCTCGGGGTCATTTTTCAGAACCGGTATAACGACAGCTCCCTCGCGGTCAAAGAGGTCATTGATAGTGGGAAGTTGGGCAAGATTCTAGGGGCCCGGGCCTTTATCACCTGGCGGCGGACCGACGAATACTACAAGGGCAGCGACTGGAAGGGAACCTGGGACAAGGAAGGCGGCGGTTTTCTGATCGATCAAGCCATTCACACCATCGACTTGATGCAGTGGATGGTGGGAGAGGTGGAGACCATCCGGGCTACCTACGGTACCCACGCCCACACCTATATCGACGTGGATGATGTGGCCGAAGCCTATATCCGCTTCACC
This window harbors:
- a CDS encoding zinc ribbon domain-containing protein, whose protein sequence is MPTYEYKCAKCGRFEYEQRITEPALETCPTCGGKVSRLISRNVNIVFKGPGFYVTDNRKGSSSDSTSSSSSSTEEKVS
- a CDS encoding sodium ion-translocating decarboxylase subunit beta, translating into MILVSFVLFYLAIKKKYEPLLLVPIGFGVLLANLPATDLLDPGGLLTVISTGVKVGLFPPLIFLGIGAMTDFGPLIASPRTLLLGGAAQLGIFITFLGASFVFTLPQSGAIGIIGGADGPTAIYLAQKLAPELLAPIAIAAYSYMALVPIIQPPVAKLLTTKEERRIRMEQLREVSKLERIIFPIMIAVVGTFVVPSAAPLLGALMFGNLLRESGVVDRLSKTAENELTNIVTIFLGLSVGASAKAENFLTWQTIGILVLGVVAFMVATAGGVLFAKLMNLFTKDKINPLIGVAGVSAVPMAARVAQKLGQEEDPENFLLMHAMGPNVAGVIGSAIAAGVFLSILG
- a CDS encoding biotin/lipoyl-binding protein, coding for MVRKFKVNVDGQMYTVEVEELTGGETAKKQDTAPAPAAAKPAPAPDSSLRFVKAPLRGTITSVRVKVGDKVEKGQVVLTLEAMKLDNELVAPVAGTVAQILVNVGDTVETGQELVGLQE
- a CDS encoding HlyC/CorC family transporter, coding for MTDAPLLLLFLLQFGFIFLNAVFASAEIAVLTMNKNRLFQLSTSGDKRALLLTKLTEQPATFLATIQVGITLINLLSSAVATENFSDRLVDFLVGLGIKAPTLVVNILAVTLITLILTYFTVLLGELIPKRLAMVKTEQIALIMSRLIYWVARIFTPVVWFFTVSTNGLLRIFGIDPDQEENEDTEEEIRLILDAASEKGTIEPDEHNMITNIFEFDDIDAEEIMTHRVEVTMLWMEESDEQWAQTIAESRYSYYPICAESPDQIVGVLRAKDYFRLKDKSRENVMKHAVRPAFFVHESVRADVLFQKMQQSRNHFAVVVDDYGGMSGIITMNDLLEQLVGDLGDDQSLPEEAPPIERVDSDTWRIQGTASLAEVSKELGVPLPYEEYDTFGGFVFGLLGSVPCDGSTPELEEYGLKIKVTKIRKRRLESAVVCLAEQEVETGIEK
- a CDS encoding pyruvate carboxylase subunit B, with the protein product MSGKSRVKITETILRDAHQSLMATRMRRDHMLTIAEKLDKVGYHSLEAWGGATFDASLRYLKENPWETLRQLRERITKTPLQMLLRGQNLLAYRNYPDDVVEAFVRHAVKNGIRIVRIFDALNDVRNMELSIEVTKDAGAHAQGTIVYTISPVHNEDYYVQVAKKLKEMGADSICIKDMAGLISPVTAYNLTKRLKKEVGLPVQLHSHYTSGMAGMAYFKAAEAGVDVIDTALSALAFGSSQPATETMVSALAETDRDTGLDLELLKDINQYFKGIIKEYGDVVAPIRMDPEVLSYQIPGGMLSNLRSQLMEQGMVDKIEAVFQEVPRVRAELGYPPLVTPMSQIVGTQSVFNIVTGQRYAILSKEVKDYVKGLYGQPPGPIDEEIKKRILGDDEPVTCRPADLLEPGLPKAFDELKEAGFSNVSEEEALAYIMFPEQTKAYLGSR
- a CDS encoding Gfo/Idh/MocA family oxidoreductase; translation: MSKKVRVGLIGCGRVARVHAQALTELDQTQLVAVCDIKEDRAKEYGEKFNVDYYLDYKEMLARDDIDAVQICTPHHLHKEMTVNAANAGKHVLTEKPMALSIEDIDAMIGAADRNGVTLGVIFQNRYNDSSLAVKEVIDSGKLGKILGARAFITWRRTDEYYKGSDWKGTWDKEGGGFLIDQAIHTIDLMQWMVGEVETIRATYGTHAHTYIDVDDVAEAYIRFTNGAEGCVYGNCFYAYDAPVYLEIVGENGRAEILGGFRGKAIITIGNEERIVTQREGKVLGKSYWGPSHIRQIEEFYTDLLAGRKPAIDGRVGKVANAMVLAMYESHRQGKPIDFQSFIGNK